One segment of Carya illinoinensis cultivar Pawnee chromosome 1, C.illinoinensisPawnee_v1, whole genome shotgun sequence DNA contains the following:
- the LOC122310055 gene encoding uncharacterized mitochondrial protein AtMg00820-like produces MNKDFDALLQNGTWSFVAPSPRANIVGCHWVYRIKRKADGTIERYKARLIAKGFHQQEGIDFWETFSPVVKHATIRLVLSIAVSYSSSSTDINKTIQNLKDAFAVDELGDLHFFLGVEAIRSLEGLYLTQ; encoded by the exons ATGAACAAAGATTTCGATGCACTCCTACAAAATGGAACTTGGTCCTTTGTTGCACCTTCACCACGAGCTAACATTGTGGGCTGTCACTGGGTATATCGAATAAAAAGGAAAGCTGATGGAACCATTGAGCGTTACAAAGCTCGTTTGATTGCCAAAGGCTTTCATCAACAAGAAGGAATTGATTTTTGGGAAACATTTAGTCCTGTTGTAAAACATGCAACAATTCGGTTGGTTCTATCTATTGCTGTTTCCTATA gCTCAAGCTCTACAGACATCaacaaaacaattcaaaatcTAAAAGATGCATTTGCTGTCGACGAGTTGGGAgatcttcatttctttcttggGGTCGAAGCCATTAGAAGCTTAGAGGGTCTTTATCTCACTCAATGA
- the LOC122310122 gene encoding uncharacterized protein LOC122310122 has product MEEDLTKRWERLQLSTEETNMVKITAEESKDTKLRGKWCLVGKVLSEKGVNNEPFRITMSQIWRLNGWVKFKYLNEQVFLIEFQSEQDLRKVLGGRPWVFDRNLLTLQEVNENESINALQFRYEPFWVQCHNFPLTAMNETIGEKSGSSFGHVVWVESDSDGLALGRCL; this is encoded by the coding sequence ATGGAAGAAGATCTCACCAAGAGGTGGGAGAGACTCCAACTGTCAACAGAGGAAACCAACATGGTTAAAATCACAGCAGAAGAATCAAAAGATACCAAGCTGAGAGGTAAGTGGTGCCTTGTGGGTAAGGTTCTGTCTGAAAAGGGAGTCAACAACGAACCATTCAGAATCACTATGTCCCAAATCTGGAGGCTAAATGGCTGGGTCAAATTCAAATATCTAAACGAACAAGTCTTCCTCATTGAATTCCAATCAGAACAGGATCTGAGAAAGGTCTTGGGAGGAAGACCATGGGTTTTTGATAGGAATCTGCTCACATTGCAGGAGGTTAATGAAAATGAATCGATAAATGCTTTACAGTTTCGGTATGAACCCTTCTGGGTACAATGCCATAATTTTCCTCTAACTGCAATGAATGAGACCATAGGAGAGAAATCTGGATCATCATTTGGCCATGTTGTCTGGGTAGAATCAGACTCTGATGGCCTAGCTTTGGGCCGATGCTTGTGA
- the LOC122301915 gene encoding protein TILLER ANGLE CONTROL 1-like, protein MITHFDISFCSRDSLKTCRGKTKKEKMKIFNWVHQRFHHSVLKDEIAGNLKTTELTTNETDKEALLKQVSHNVDNVLDNGWSDGILTIGTLGFDYPKPFNQRKEYLILQSEEEDVESTEEEEEEEEEEEEEYSIDDITGDDDSENVEHEELNPLMFATFGHDFEDVESNHDHDNVVRPEGIMAVVGTVRPLTPFLGSSELSDELDKEEGEKLKKKGKRITLADLFLADAHVEGKFDPKKVPNSGEKSALRTKNGLSFAKKFIPRVKEDSRPIQTLQRLMKKMLKRKIHPEFDVKMQKLDGQKTGEIGAVTNGKHIGSSESLTLLPTQGATV, encoded by the exons ATGATCACTCACTTTGACATTTCCTTTTGTAGCAGAGACTCACTCAAAACTTGcagaggaaaaacaaaaaaagaaaaaatgaag ATCTTCAACTGGGTACACCAGAGGTTTCATCATTCCGTCCTTAAGG ATGAGATTGCTGGAAATTTGAAAACCACTGAATTGACTACAAATGAAACTGATAAGGAGGCGTTACTGAAACAAGTTTCTCATAATGTTGATAATGTGCTTGATAATGGTTGGAGCGATGGCATTTTAACAATTGGAACGTTGGGGTTCGATTATCCAAAACCCTTCAACCAAAGAAAGGAATATTTGATTCTGCaaagtgaggaagaagatgTTGAAAGtactgaagaagaagaagaagaagaagaggaagaggaagaagagtaTTCGATTGATGATATTACTGGCGACGATGACAGTGAAAATGTCGAACATGAAGAACTGAATCCATTGATGTTCGCAACATTTGGACACGACTTTGAGGATGTCGAATCAAATCATGATCATGACAACGTTGTTAGACCTGAGGGGATTATGGCTGTCGTTGGTACTGTTCGGCCTCTAACTCCATTTCTGGGGTCTTCAGAACTCAGTGATGAATTGGACAAGGAGGAAGGCGAGAaactgaaaaagaaaggaaaaagaataacaCTGGCTGATCTGTTTTTGGCTGATGCTCATGTTGAAGGGAAATTTGATCCTAAAAAGGTCCCAAATTCGGGTGAAAAATCAGCGCTTAGAACCAAGAATGGCCTCTCTTTTGCTAAGAAGTTCATTCCTCGAGTTAAAGAGGATTCACGTCCAATCCAAACTCTGCAACGA CTGATGAAGAAAATGTTGAAGAGGAAGATCCATCCTGAATTTGATGTCAAGATGCAGAAGTTAGATGGGCAGAAGACTGGTGAAATAGGAGCTGTGACCAATGGCAAACATATTGGCTCCTCTGAATCTCTCACTCTGCTTCCAACTCAAG GCGCTACAGTGTGA